The Nitrospirota bacterium DNA window ACTACTAATTAATACAAAAATTAGCTACTTTTGTCAATATATTCTTCCTTTACCTTTAATGTTTCCTCAAGCATCAGAACATACTTTAAGTATCTGAATCCGAACTTCATCAGCGCAATCTCGTCAGCCTTTATTTTTTCGACTTCTTCAGTATCAATAACATCAAGAAAACGGCTCTCAAAAATAAATCTTCTAAATTTGTCTATATCATAACTTGCCATATAAATCAGTTCCTGCTTCTTCGGGTCAAGTTTAGGTTGCCCTAAGGTGTCTCTTCTCAACTGAATCTCCTTCCATTCTCTGTTCATCTCATCATAGAGGTCAACTCCCTGCTCAATCCTCCATGTTTCAATGCTCCACTCTTTGTCTTCGTGATAGCCAAGACACTGCGGGTCCCTGATAAAGAAATAGAAATCCTTTTTTACTGACCTTTTCTCCGAGCCACTTACCATGAGACCTTGACCGACAGGATAATACCGACAGTTAGTAGGTCGGTCTTCATAAATACTACAGCCCTCAGGTGTTACAAAAGGACATTTTCCTTCATTATCATCCATCATCTTAAGCACTGCATAAGGATGCGAAGACTTTTCATCGATATGAATATAGGTGTATTCCTTAAGGAATTCTTCCGAAGAAATTCCCAACCTCTTTTTCATCCTTAAGATGTCATAAGGAGTTAGAAGTATATTTGTAAGTCTACAACATCTATTAAAGCAATCGATATCTTTATGACACCTGAACTTGAATTTAGAATTCAATGTGCGCTCAATAGGTTCTACAAACTTCATACCCAGTAACATAGTTTAATCCTCCCCATTAAACTCAAGTCTTTAGACCTGATTCTTCCTTTCTTGCCTGTAAGAGCTTATCTAATGCCTTATCTTTGAGTTTCAAGGTATCTTCCGAGAATAAATTAAATCTTACCCATCTATAACCAAAATTTAAGAGTTCTTCTTCATCTTCTTTTATCTTTTCAACAACCTCTTTGTCAACATCATAAATATCAAAAAACCTGGTTTCAAAAAGGAATCTCTTGAAATCATAAAGGTTGTAACAGGCATTATAAAGCATCTTTGTCCTTCCTGAATCAAGCTTATTCCCCTTCTGAAAATAATCATGGAAGGTGATTTCCTTGTATGATTCATTCATTTTATCATAGATATCGATTCCCTGATCCTTCTTCCACTCCTGCACTGTCCATTGTTTTTCCTCTTTAAATCCAAGGCATGAGGAATCTTCCTTTATTAAAAACCCTTCCTCCTTAAAAGAAACCGGAAATATAGGATACATCCTGCATGACCATGGCCTGTCCTGGTATATACCACACCCATCAGGGGTAACAAAAGGACAAGTTTTATTTTCATCTTCTATCATCTTAAGCACTACCAGAGGTAACCCCTCATCTCCTGAGAGTGCAACGGTATAACTCTTTAAGAACTCTTCAGAGGATAACCAAGTAGCCTTTCTCATCCTTAGGACATCATATGGTGTGAGAAAGATATTTATATCACTACAGCATCTGTTAAAACAGGTAAGCCCTTTATGACATGAGAAATTGAATTTATCATTCAAAAAGAGCCTTCGTTGTTTTTCGGTATATTCTTTATTCATAAATTATTCTCTATAGAAATAAATATTTTAATACATATTAGGGGCGACCTGAAAGGTCGCCCCTAATAGATGCCTTCATGTACCACCAGCTTAGATGATAGGAATCATTGGCCTTTCAATAACCTTCCATTCCTTCTTCTCCACATCATACTTCAAGTTTACAAAGTGCTTCTGACCCTCATCCAGTTTAAGATAATCGTGCTTTTGGTAATATCCAGGCCATCTTGACTCCTTCCTCGACTGCCTTGTTCTCATGCATGCCTCAGCAACCCAATATCTGTGTATTGCCTCCCATGCCCTCAGGAGCCCATGAAGGTCCTTAGTAGCAATCTTTTCTATATCCTCTCCGCAGAACGCAAGTTTCCAGAGGCCGGTCTCCAGCATCTTGTCAGATGTCCCATACAATGTCTCCCATCCACCTGCATATTCTCCCATTATCTTCTGTACCCTGAATAGGAAACTATGCGGGGAGATATAGTTAGGATTCACATCAGCACTCGTTGTATATGTGCTTTTCTCTTCATACAGGGCAAGTGGTCTAAGCACTATCTCCTTGAGTTTCTTTATCGTATCATCAGATACTGTTGGTTTATAGTCCTTCTGGTCATTGGCAAACCTCACCACTGACTTTGCTGCAATCCTTCCCTGCACATGTGAGCCACTTGAGAACTTATGGGCACATGCACCTACACCGCAACCTGCTGTGAATAGACCCATGACACCTGTCATTAAGTTGTACTTGGCAGGGAATGCATCAGCATATTCTTTTGGCATAAGGTCCTCAGCACCACAAACCCATGCACCCGTAGAGCCGGCATGTGAACCTATGAAGACCGGGTCTCCTAACGCAAGCTCCATTGGTTTCTCCAGCGGGTCAATATTATGTGCAGCCCAGTTTGTGGCACCTGCGATTGTCATGTCAAGGAAGTCCTCCCATGCCTCAGATTCATACTCTTTTAGCTTCTTCTTCAGCTCCTTTGGGTCTGTTATCTCCTTTTGAAGCCTTTCTACCACCTTCTCTGTGTGTATGAGCATAGGTGACTTGCCTTCCTGCGTGCAGAGTATCATCTCATAGTTTCTAACAGGAGTCGGGCAGGGCTTTGCCTTAGAATAGGGTGCCCACTTGTCTGTCTCTGACCCGTACGCACCTACATATGGCCCACCATAGGCATCTGTTGCAGGTGTCTTAAAGAGCAGGAAGAATGTGCCAACAGGACCATAGGAGTCCTTGAACCTCGGAGGGACAAATGTTACATCCATCTGAGTAAGCTCACCCCCAGCATGGAGAATCAGGGCATAAGTCGAGCCTGCTAAGAATGGCGGCATCCAGGACCTCCCAAAGCCTTCACCCTGAGACCTTGGCCTGAATACATGGACTGCACCACCCATGCCACAGTAAACTACCTTTGCCTTAAACACATAGAATTTGTCTTCCCTAACGCTAAAACCGACTGCACCACATACCCTGTTAGGCTCTTTCTCGTCCTTCAGTAGGTGTGTGATATATACCCTCTCAATTAGCCGTCCTTTATCACCAAGGGTAGCAAGGGCGTTCTTTGCTGCCTCTGCCACAATAATCTTGTAACTCTCACCTGATATCATCACCTGCCATTCACCTGATTTTCTCAAATTCCCTGCATCATCCGTCCATATAGGAAGTCCCCATTTCTGAAAATGTCTGACTGTTCCATCCACATGTCTTCCAATATCATAGACGAGATCCTGTCTTGTCAGACCACACTGGTCATTCGTCACATACTCAGCATACCTTTCCGGCATACGGGAATTCTCAGTTACCTTTCCATCCATTCCCATATATGTATTAATGGCAGAAAGTCCCATTGCTACAGGACCAGACCTGTCAACAGCAGCTTTATCTACCCAGGTTATCTTTAAACCCAGTGGCTTTGCCCAGTATACAGCCTCTACTATAGCACCACAACCTCCCATTCCTCCACCGAGTATCAATACATCGGTTTCAACAACTTCTGTTGCAAATTCTTTCATTGTCATCCCTCCTTTCTTATTTCTTAATTGTTGGGAGCTCTTTTACTCCCATTATGTCAGGCTCTCCAAACAGCAACTGATTGGTTAAATCTGCTACCTTTGCCTCAGGAAATCCCTCAAGTGCCTTTATAGAACCCTCTGGTGTAGTCCTCGTTGCATACTTAAACCTCTTGATTCTTTTATCCCTGAAGGTGATTGTCCACATGATGTCCGTTGTTCCTCTCAGTGGAGTTGATGCAGCACCAAGGGGCATAAAATCTGCATAGCCCCTTACATCCATAGCCTGCTGTGGACATATCTTTACACAACAGTAGCACTCCCAGCAATAAGTAGGCTCCTGATTGTATGCCTTCATCTTCTCCCTGTCAAGGACCATCAGGTCGTTGGGGCAGATATACTGGCATGCAGTCTTATCCTGAGCCTTACAGCCATCGCATTTTTCGCTAATCACATAACTTGGCATCTTCTAACCTCCTTTTTAATAATTTTTCTGCTTGTCTGAACCCAGACGAACATCTCTCTAAAAGGTTCGGAACTTACCTCCTTTCAGTTTATTTTTTCTTCACTGATTTTATGAATTCATCCATGATATTCAGGCTCTTTTTCTTAACGACCATGTCGAATATCTGGTCCTTCACCTCCTTTGGAAGTAGCTCGATACTCTTCGTTGTTGCGCTGTCAAACTTTGCCATAGGAAATAGATTAAGGACCTCATCTCTTTGTTTGGCAGTATTGGGAACCGCTAAAACCTTCAGCCCTGCCAGCATCTCTTTAGTCATGTCTGCAAGACCTGCCTTCTGAAGTTTTTCGAATCTTTCTTCGTTAACCCATACATTAATAGGATATGTCTCTGTCATATCTATCCTCCTTATTACTTTAAAGGTTCAATCGTAAAAACAGGGGTTCTCTTTTTCAGGTATTCCTCTGTCACAAATGGAGAGCCGTTACCGTATTTCTTTGAACACTCCATGATAACATCGAAGACCTCTGGTCTGAATATAAGCCTCGGAGGCTTTACCCCGTCCATAATTATGCTTCTTATGAGGGTGCCGCTGAATTTCTGCCACTCCTTTTTATGGTCGCACAGACCCTCGTTTGTGACCTCTCCGCAATGAGGGCAGTAAAGCCAGTTCATAGAGTATGTTGGAGTAATACTCAAGTCATCCTTTACAGAGGCAAGGAGCCGATGAGCATCATAAGGGTCATAATAGGTTCCAACGCCTGCATGGTCCCTTCCATACATATGATGGGTCAGTCCAAGATTTGTCCTGAGGGCTGCATGGAATATTGCCTCCCTCGGGCCTGCATACCTCATGTCCCAGAATGTAAGGGATGTCATATGGTTATGCTCTCCGAAATACCCTGCCTTCCTCAGCACATCATGAGTTAG harbors:
- a CDS encoding YkgJ family cysteine cluster protein, whose product is MLLGMKFVEPIERTLNSKFKFRCHKDIDCFNRCCRLTNILLTPYDILRMKKRLGISSEEFLKEYTYIHIDEKSSHPYAVLKMMDDNEGKCPFVTPEGCSIYEDRPTNCRYYPVGQGLMVSGSEKRSVKKDFYFFIRDPQCLGYHEDKEWSIETWRIEQGVDLYDEMNREWKEIQLRRDTLGQPKLDPKKQELIYMASYDIDKFRRFIFESRFLDVIDTEEVEKIKADEIALMKFGFRYLKYVLMLEETLKVKEEYIDKSS
- a CDS encoding YkgJ family cysteine cluster protein, with translation MNKEYTEKQRRLFLNDKFNFSCHKGLTCFNRCCSDINIFLTPYDVLRMRKATWLSSEEFLKSYTVALSGDEGLPLVVLKMIEDENKTCPFVTPDGCGIYQDRPWSCRMYPIFPVSFKEEGFLIKEDSSCLGFKEEKQWTVQEWKKDQGIDIYDKMNESYKEITFHDYFQKGNKLDSGRTKMLYNACYNLYDFKRFLFETRFFDIYDVDKEVVEKIKEDEEELLNFGYRWVRFNLFSEDTLKLKDKALDKLLQARKEESGLKT
- the aprA gene encoding adenylyl-sulfate reductase subunit alpha, giving the protein MKEFATEVVETDVLILGGGMGGCGAIVEAVYWAKPLGLKITWVDKAAVDRSGPVAMGLSAINTYMGMDGKVTENSRMPERYAEYVTNDQCGLTRQDLVYDIGRHVDGTVRHFQKWGLPIWTDDAGNLRKSGEWQVMISGESYKIIVAEAAKNALATLGDKGRLIERVYITHLLKDEKEPNRVCGAVGFSVREDKFYVFKAKVVYCGMGGAVHVFRPRSQGEGFGRSWMPPFLAGSTYALILHAGGELTQMDVTFVPPRFKDSYGPVGTFFLLFKTPATDAYGGPYVGAYGSETDKWAPYSKAKPCPTPVRNYEMILCTQEGKSPMLIHTEKVVERLQKEITDPKELKKKLKEYESEAWEDFLDMTIAGATNWAAHNIDPLEKPMELALGDPVFIGSHAGSTGAWVCGAEDLMPKEYADAFPAKYNLMTGVMGLFTAGCGVGACAHKFSSGSHVQGRIAAKSVVRFANDQKDYKPTVSDDTIKKLKEIVLRPLALYEEKSTYTTSADVNPNYISPHSFLFRVQKIMGEYAGGWETLYGTSDKMLETGLWKLAFCGEDIEKIATKDLHGLLRAWEAIHRYWVAEACMRTRQSRKESRWPGYYQKHDYLKLDEGQKHFVNLKYDVEKKEWKVIERPMIPII
- the aprB gene encoding adenylyl-sulfate reductase subunit beta, with translation MPSYVISEKCDGCKAQDKTACQYICPNDLMVLDREKMKAYNQEPTYCWECYCCVKICPQQAMDVRGYADFMPLGAASTPLRGTTDIMWTITFRDKRIKRFKYATRTTPEGSIKALEGFPEAKVADLTNQLLFGEPDIMGVKELPTIKK